A section of the Spirosoma pollinicola genome encodes:
- the ctaF gene encoding aa3-type cytochrome oxidase subunit IV has product MTPDEKTHYLTNRANWSNARPRQLPRPTYWPFFLAAGLALLVWGILAGWIIGTAGLVVMSIALTGWITELRHERREHND; this is encoded by the coding sequence ATGACCCCAGACGAAAAAACACACTACCTGACGAATCGGGCCAACTGGAGCAACGCCCGGCCGCGGCAATTGCCCCGCCCAACGTACTGGCCGTTTTTTCTGGCGGCAGGCCTGGCACTGCTGGTGTGGGGAATATTGGCGGGATGGATCATTGGTACGGCGGGGCTGGTGGTGATGAGCATTGCCCTGACCGGTTGGATAACGGAACTACGACATGAGCGACGAGAACACAACGACTGA
- a CDS encoding cytochrome b N-terminal domain-containing protein → MSILQKIGYWIEDRTGLSANLGPLIKHLVPPGAKWAYVFGSGTLFCFILQVVTGIGLSLLYQPSSEGAYASLQFITDQATFGKVLRGIHYFGASGMIILVGIHMIRVYITASFKYPREMSWISGVFLLFLTIAMGFTGQLLRWDSNGVWSAVVAAENLGRIPLIGTSLARLLMGGDTIGGQSLSRFFAFHVFLFPALMFTLVGFHLYLVFQNGISEPPKAGRPVDPKTYKKWYADMLKREGVPFWPDAAWRDAMFGSLVIIAIIGFAVLVGPPALTQPPDPSIIQTSPAPDWYMLPIFALFALMPPKIESIVIFVGPILSILALLALPFFSGTGERSPIRRPWAVFGVVCVVVFVGSLLVAGEIAPWSPRFKTKPLAQFVHYTNPQLERGTILFYKKGCQYCHQITGQGGIKGPNLSQIGRTWTRAQINIQIVNGASEMPAYGGMLTKTELDDLVSFLMAQQ, encoded by the coding sequence ATGAGTATTCTGCAAAAAATCGGCTACTGGATCGAGGATCGAACGGGACTGTCTGCCAACCTGGGTCCACTGATCAAACACCTCGTTCCGCCGGGGGCTAAATGGGCCTACGTATTTGGGAGCGGTACGTTGTTTTGCTTTATTCTCCAGGTCGTAACCGGCATTGGGCTGTCCCTGCTCTACCAACCCTCCTCCGAAGGAGCGTATGCCTCGTTGCAGTTCATTACCGATCAGGCCACCTTCGGCAAGGTGCTGCGGGGCATTCATTACTTTGGCGCATCGGGCATGATTATCCTGGTGGGTATCCATATGATTCGGGTGTATATCACCGCGTCGTTCAAGTACCCGCGTGAAATGAGCTGGATTAGTGGGGTTTTTCTGCTGTTTCTGACCATTGCCATGGGGTTCACGGGGCAACTCCTGCGCTGGGATTCCAACGGTGTGTGGTCGGCGGTGGTAGCCGCCGAAAATCTGGGCCGGATTCCACTCATTGGTACTAGCCTTGCCCGCTTGCTGATGGGGGGTGATACCATTGGTGGGCAGTCGCTGAGCCGCTTCTTTGCGTTTCACGTCTTTCTGTTTCCGGCGCTGATGTTTACCCTGGTCGGCTTTCATCTGTACCTAGTGTTTCAGAATGGCATTTCCGAGCCCCCCAAAGCGGGTCGTCCCGTTGACCCGAAAACCTATAAAAAGTGGTACGCCGACATGCTCAAGCGCGAAGGTGTACCGTTCTGGCCCGATGCGGCCTGGCGCGATGCGATGTTCGGGTCTTTGGTGATTATCGCCATCATTGGCTTCGCCGTGCTGGTCGGCCCACCTGCCCTGACGCAACCACCCGACCCGTCGATTATCCAGACCTCGCCCGCACCGGACTGGTACATGCTGCCGATTTTCGCCCTGTTTGCCCTGATGCCGCCCAAAATCGAGTCGATTGTCATTTTCGTGGGGCCAATCCTGTCCATTCTGGCGTTGCTGGCGCTGCCGTTTTTTTCGGGTACCGGCGAACGTAGCCCCATCCGCCGGCCCTGGGCCGTGTTCGGCGTGGTCTGCGTAGTGGTGTTTGTGGGAAGCTTGTTAGTGGCAGGTGAAATTGCGCCCTGGTCGCCCCGCTTTAAGACTAAACCTTTGGCGCAGTTCGTGCATTATACGAATCCGCAACTAGAGCGGGGGACGATTCTGTTCTATAAAAAAGGTTGTCAATACTGCCATCAGATTACCGGGCAGGGCGGCATTAAAGGTCCGAATCTAAGCCAGATTGGTCGCACCTGGACACGGGCACAGATTAACATCCAGATTGTAAACGGTGCCAGCGAGATGCCCGCCTATGGTGGGATGCTGACTAAAACCGAATTAGACGACCTTGTCTCCTTTCTAATGGCTCAGCAGTAA
- a CDS encoding QcrA and Rieske domain-containing protein, with translation MSDENTTTEGDSRRDFMMKVSLGLGGLAAAAVSVPVVGALIAPLLHDKPEVWRPVGSPDDFQVGTTKLVKFENADPKTWAGTTGKTGAWVRRETDDKFTVFSVNCTHLGCPVRWEADAELFMCPCHGGVYYKDGSVAAGPPPRPLQQYPVQVKNGQVQIGTAPIPLTTFSNDSTT, from the coding sequence ATGAGCGACGAGAACACAACGACTGAAGGTGATAGCCGCCGGGACTTCATGATGAAGGTGAGCCTTGGACTGGGGGGTCTGGCTGCGGCAGCAGTAAGTGTGCCGGTGGTTGGCGCGTTGATTGCCCCGCTCCTGCACGACAAACCCGAAGTCTGGCGCCCGGTCGGCTCGCCCGACGATTTTCAGGTGGGCACCACCAAACTAGTTAAGTTTGAGAATGCCGATCCCAAAACCTGGGCGGGTACGACGGGCAAAACCGGTGCCTGGGTCCGGCGCGAAACGGACGATAAATTCACCGTCTTCTCGGTAAACTGCACCCACCTGGGTTGCCCGGTACGCTGGGAAGCCGATGCGGAACTGTTCATGTGCCCCTGCCACGGCGGGGTCTATTACAAAGATGGGTCGGTCGCGGCTGGTCCGCCACCGAGGCCCTTGCAGCAGTATCCCGTTCAGGTAAAAAACGGCCAGGTCCAGATCGGTACCGCCCCGATTCCCCTTACCACGTTCAGCAACGACTCGACTACATGA
- the ctaD gene encoding cytochrome c oxidase subunit I: MITDIQLPEPQESLPGAGVTTSQGLLQWISSVDHKQIGILYLLMALFYLLVGGAMALLMRWQLIVPESQFLGPDTYNQLFTMHGTTMIFFVLTPAILGFSVYLTPLMIGANEMSFPRLNAFSFWIAFFGGLLLYFSFLAGGAPNTGWFNYAPLNQTQYSSTPGVDYYCIGLLLAGIGTVSTAANLIVTIVSLRTPGMSYKHLTIFVWMILINSFLILAAFPSLNAGLVMLLIDRQLDGHFFNTNSGGSALLWQHLFWLFGHPEVYIVVLPPFGILSEVFQVFSRKPIFGYPFVVGSGMAIALLAFGVWVHHMFATGMGNTMNSFFAASSMLIGIPTGVKIFNWLGTMYGGSIRFTTAMLFATAFLVEFTIGGLSGVSFAIVPIDWQLTDTYYVVAHLHYVFLGGSLFGLFSGLFYWFPKITGRMMDETLGRWFFWLFVIGFNLTFFVQHILGVIGMPRRVHTYPNIPGYGSLNLVSTLGALLMGVSMLVFMYLLYKTLKRGKHAPDNPWDAYTQEWLTTSPPALKNFTTLPPVLSFRPLHDLNHPEIGDQKKSEDDKYGTN, translated from the coding sequence ATGATCACGGATATCCAATTACCTGAACCTCAGGAATCTCTACCTGGCGCTGGCGTTACGACCAGTCAGGGATTGTTGCAGTGGATCTCATCGGTCGATCATAAGCAGATTGGTATTCTGTATCTGCTGATGGCCTTGTTTTACCTGCTGGTTGGTGGCGCGATGGCGCTGTTGATGCGCTGGCAACTGATTGTGCCGGAAAGCCAGTTTCTGGGACCGGATACGTATAATCAGTTGTTTACCATGCACGGCACAACGATGATTTTCTTCGTGCTGACCCCGGCTATTCTCGGCTTTTCGGTCTACCTGACGCCCCTGATGATTGGGGCCAACGAAATGTCGTTTCCCCGTCTGAACGCCTTTAGCTTCTGGATCGCCTTTTTCGGTGGTTTACTCCTGTACTTTAGTTTTCTGGCCGGAGGAGCGCCTAATACAGGCTGGTTCAACTATGCCCCGCTGAACCAGACGCAGTATTCATCCACACCAGGTGTCGACTATTATTGCATTGGTCTGTTGCTGGCGGGTATCGGTACGGTCAGCACGGCGGCTAACCTCATCGTCACCATCGTCAGCCTGCGTACCCCGGGCATGAGCTATAAACACCTGACTATTTTTGTCTGGATGATCCTGATCAACAGCTTTTTGATTCTGGCGGCTTTTCCGTCACTGAACGCGGGACTGGTCATGCTGCTGATTGATCGGCAACTGGATGGGCATTTCTTCAACACGAACAGTGGCGGGTCGGCTCTTTTGTGGCAGCATCTATTCTGGCTGTTTGGCCACCCGGAGGTTTACATCGTGGTGCTGCCACCGTTCGGAATTCTCTCGGAAGTATTTCAGGTGTTTTCGCGCAAACCTATTTTTGGCTACCCATTCGTGGTTGGGTCGGGGATGGCCATTGCCCTGCTGGCCTTTGGGGTCTGGGTACACCACATGTTTGCGACCGGTATGGGCAACACCATGAATAGCTTCTTTGCCGCCAGTAGTATGCTCATCGGCATTCCAACGGGCGTCAAAATCTTTAACTGGCTCGGCACGATGTACGGCGGCTCGATCCGCTTTACGACCGCCATGTTGTTTGCGACGGCCTTTCTAGTCGAGTTCACCATCGGTGGGCTGAGTGGGGTTTCGTTCGCCATCGTACCTATCGACTGGCAACTGACCGATACGTATTACGTCGTGGCTCACCTGCACTATGTCTTTCTGGGCGGTAGTTTGTTCGGTCTGTTTTCCGGTCTGTTCTACTGGTTCCCCAAAATAACGGGGCGGATGATGGACGAAACGCTGGGCCGCTGGTTTTTCTGGCTGTTCGTCATTGGCTTCAACCTGACATTTTTTGTTCAGCACATTCTGGGTGTGATTGGGATGCCTAGGCGGGTGCATACGTACCCCAACATCCCCGGTTACGGGTCGCTCAACCTGGTTTCGACGCTGGGGGCTTTACTGATGGGTGTATCGATGCTTGTGTTTATGTACCTGCTGTATAAAACTCTCAAACGGGGGAAACATGCGCCCGATAACCCCTGGGACGCCTACACGCAGGAATGGCTGACGACCTCGCCACCGGCCCTTAAGAACTTTACGACGCTGCCGCCGGTGCTGAGTTTTCGGCCGCTGCACGATCTGAATCACCCCGAAATCGGCGACCAAAAAAAATCAGAAGACGATAAATACGGCACCAACTAA
- a CDS encoding cytochrome c oxidase assembly protein: MNQLSSYWIFDWFTGLTLAGFGVLYGILSGWKWQPGAGLYSVGLLLMGLVQLSPLHTLGAHYLISAHMVGHMLLLLVVAPMLVVGLPKQLNTKIVTPLMQVSAFLGKWPWLGWLTGLGVMWFWHIPAVYDATMAHDFATAYGNILSIPLCRIGGTSTVSWMNVVHVLHPLSVVLAGICFVWPVAGPFRQYRIHPLTGVLYLFTACVGCSALGMLITFAPVGLYQTYTGVDYYGLVHLIRQDWGFDPATDQQTAGLLMWVPGCFLYLTGAMYLLFNWLMERDDVISVSKTNLILEGEKA; this comes from the coding sequence ATGAATCAACTCAGTAGCTACTGGATTTTCGACTGGTTTACCGGGCTGACATTGGCCGGCTTTGGCGTTCTGTATGGAATACTGTCGGGTTGGAAGTGGCAACCTGGAGCGGGTTTGTATAGCGTGGGCCTGCTGCTCATGGGCCTTGTGCAACTATCGCCCCTGCATACGTTAGGAGCGCATTACCTAATTAGTGCCCACATGGTAGGGCACATGCTGCTCCTGTTAGTCGTGGCACCGATGCTGGTAGTAGGCCTTCCAAAGCAGTTGAATACCAAGATAGTAACTCCGCTAATGCAGGTATCAGCGTTTCTTGGAAAATGGCCCTGGCTGGGCTGGCTGACCGGTCTTGGCGTGATGTGGTTCTGGCACATTCCGGCGGTATATGATGCGACGATGGCCCACGACTTTGCAACGGCCTATGGGAATATTCTGTCTATTCCCCTTTGTCGAATAGGGGGAACCTCAACGGTTAGTTGGATGAACGTAGTGCACGTTCTGCATCCGCTGAGCGTGGTGTTGGCCGGCATCTGTTTTGTGTGGCCGGTGGCGGGTCCGTTCAGGCAATACCGCATTCATCCGCTGACGGGTGTGCTGTATTTGTTCACGGCCTGCGTAGGCTGCTCGGCGCTGGGTATGCTCATTACATTCGCGCCGGTTGGCCTCTATCAAACCTACACCGGTGTAGACTACTACGGATTAGTCCATCTGATTCGTCAGGATTGGGGTTTCGACCCGGCTACTGACCAACAAACGGCGGGTCTGCTCATGTGGGTGCCTGGCTGTTTTCTTTATCTGACGGGGGCAATGTACCTCTTATTTAACTGGCTAATGGAGCGGGATGACGTAATAAGCGTATCCAAAACTAACCTGATACTGGAAGGCGAAAAGGCATGA
- a CDS encoding MGH1-like glycoside hydrolase domain-containing protein codes for MNHEQNRLQEVHQGKADWYKYGPYLSERQWGTVREDYSPDGNLWSYTTHDMARSKTYRWGEEGIGGLCDNQQLLCFSVALWNGLDPILKERLFGLSGPEGNHGEDVKECYYYLDNTPTHSYMKMLYKYPQQAFPYQKLVEENRRRGKHEPEFELIDTGIYDDNRYFDVFIEYAKADADDILIQITACNRGPDDATLHVLPQLWFRNTWAWGYNDTRPRLSVGPQRTIHASHKTLGNKCLFCDQEPDLLFCNNETNTQRLYGSLSGEQYVKDGINNYLIHGDHEAINPGMQGTKAAAHYVLTIPAGQEQTVRLRLADPTLKKPFASFNPMLKTRRQEADAFYQTLQGNTADDDVRRVQRQALAGMLWNKQFYYYDVARWLDGDPAYPAPSASRKTGRNSDWVHFHTASILSMPDNWEFPWFAAWDLAFHCITLTLLDPAFAKQQLTLLTDTYFMGSEGQLPAYENNFSGTNPPVHAWAAYRMYQMDQQRNEGRGDTAFLATIFHKLLINFTWWVNRKDRNDRNIFQGGFLGMDNLGVFDRNAPLPTGGYIEQADGTAWMAMYALNMMRIALELNQKNPVYEDLAVTFFEHFLSIAGAMTNLGNEGVDLWDDEDGFYYNVLRTPDKALTTLKVRSMIGLIPLFAIEVLDDTLLKQSPKFTERIDWLLTYRPQLAKLVPSWQTKGQQKRHLLALLDKDRLKKILTRMLDETEFLSDYGIRALSRCYLEHPYEFLVDGKSFGVHYTAGASDSNLFGGNSNWRGPIWFPMNFLIVESLQRFYLYYGDDLQIEYPTGSDKMLTLGAIVDALTQRLDHIFLRDTKGHRAVFGDNPKLQTDPHFKDYIWFHEYFDGDTGYGLGASHQTGWTGLIAKLMKR; via the coding sequence ATGAATCACGAACAGAATCGACTCCAGGAAGTTCATCAGGGAAAGGCTGACTGGTATAAATATGGGCCGTATCTGAGTGAGCGCCAGTGGGGAACGGTACGGGAAGATTACAGCCCGGACGGAAACCTCTGGAGCTATACCACCCACGACATGGCCCGCAGCAAAACCTACCGCTGGGGCGAGGAAGGCATTGGCGGACTCTGCGATAACCAGCAACTTCTCTGCTTTTCGGTAGCTCTCTGGAACGGGCTGGACCCCATCCTGAAAGAGCGCCTGTTTGGGCTGTCGGGTCCTGAAGGCAACCACGGCGAGGATGTGAAGGAGTGTTACTATTATCTGGATAACACGCCCACGCATTCCTACATGAAAATGCTCTACAAGTATCCCCAGCAGGCATTTCCTTACCAGAAATTAGTCGAAGAAAACCGGCGCCGGGGTAAGCATGAGCCGGAATTTGAACTAATCGACACGGGTATTTACGATGACAATCGCTATTTTGACGTGTTCATCGAATACGCCAAAGCCGATGCCGACGACATCCTGATTCAGATAACAGCCTGTAACCGGGGACCGGATGATGCTACGTTACACGTATTACCGCAACTCTGGTTCCGCAATACGTGGGCCTGGGGCTACAACGATACCCGCCCCCGGCTGTCGGTCGGACCGCAGCGAACCATTCATGCTTCTCATAAAACGCTGGGTAATAAGTGCCTGTTCTGCGACCAAGAACCAGATTTGCTGTTCTGCAACAATGAGACCAATACCCAACGGCTGTACGGTTCGCTATCGGGGGAACAATACGTTAAAGACGGTATTAACAACTACCTGATTCACGGGGATCACGAGGCAATCAATCCGGGGATGCAGGGGACCAAAGCAGCCGCCCATTACGTGCTGACGATCCCGGCGGGCCAGGAGCAAACGGTACGGCTACGACTGGCGGACCCCACCCTGAAAAAGCCCTTTGCGTCCTTCAACCCGATGCTCAAAACCCGTCGTCAGGAAGCCGATGCGTTTTATCAGACGCTTCAGGGCAATACGGCGGATGACGATGTCCGACGGGTACAACGGCAGGCGCTGGCCGGTATGCTCTGGAACAAACAGTTTTATTACTACGACGTAGCGCGCTGGCTCGACGGTGATCCGGCGTATCCGGCTCCGTCCGCGTCGCGCAAAACGGGACGGAACAGCGACTGGGTCCATTTTCATACGGCCAGTATCCTGTCGATGCCTGACAATTGGGAGTTTCCGTGGTTTGCTGCCTGGGACCTGGCTTTTCACTGCATAACCCTGACCCTGCTGGACCCCGCCTTTGCCAAACAGCAGCTCACCCTGCTGACCGATACGTATTTCATGGGTTCCGAAGGGCAGCTTCCGGCCTATGAGAATAATTTCAGTGGCACCAATCCGCCGGTACACGCCTGGGCGGCCTACCGGATGTATCAGATGGACCAGCAGCGAAACGAGGGGCGGGGCGACACAGCCTTTCTGGCAACGATTTTTCATAAATTACTGATCAACTTCACCTGGTGGGTGAATCGAAAGGACCGCAACGACCGCAATATTTTTCAGGGCGGCTTTCTGGGCATGGACAACCTGGGCGTGTTCGACCGCAACGCGCCCCTGCCAACCGGTGGGTACATCGAACAGGCCGATGGCACCGCCTGGATGGCCATGTATGCGCTGAATATGATGCGGATCGCCCTGGAACTGAACCAGAAAAACCCGGTCTACGAGGATTTGGCCGTTACGTTTTTCGAGCATTTTCTTTCCATCGCGGGTGCCATGACTAACCTGGGGAATGAGGGTGTGGACCTCTGGGATGACGAAGACGGGTTTTACTACAACGTATTACGTACGCCGGACAAAGCCCTGACAACCCTGAAAGTTCGCTCGATGATTGGGCTGATTCCGTTGTTTGCCATCGAAGTGCTGGACGATACGCTACTCAAGCAGTCGCCCAAATTTACAGAGCGCATCGACTGGCTCTTAACGTACCGCCCGCAACTGGCCAAACTGGTACCAAGCTGGCAAACAAAGGGTCAGCAAAAGCGGCATCTGCTGGCCTTGCTGGATAAAGACCGGCTGAAGAAAATACTGACCCGAATGCTCGACGAAACAGAATTTCTATCGGACTACGGGATTCGCGCCTTGTCGCGGTGTTACCTGGAGCATCCATACGAATTTCTGGTCGATGGCAAGTCCTTTGGCGTTCATTATACCGCCGGGGCTTCCGATTCTAACCTGTTCGGTGGCAATTCCAACTGGCGCGGACCGATCTGGTTCCCAATGAATTTTCTGATTGTCGAATCCCTCCAACGCTTTTACTTATACTACGGAGACGATCTTCAGATTGAGTACCCAACCGGTTCGGATAAGATGCTCACGCTCGGGGCCATTGTCGATGCACTAACCCAACGCCTGGACCATATTTTTCTGCGAGATACCAAAGGTCACCGGGCTGTTTTTGGGGATAACCCCAAATTACAGACCGATCCACACTTTAAGGATTACATCTGGTTTCACGAATATTTCGACGGCGATACGGGCTATGGCCTAGGGGCCAGTCACCAGACTGGCTGGACGGGTCTGATTGCTAAACTGATGAAACGATAA
- a CDS encoding cytochrome c oxidase subunit 3, with the protein MESKLMIKLVVGTETIFFLALIMGFVYFAYYPGFKPQSVTMLDLPATAAFTALLLSSSFTFWRAEVNFREGKPGRLKGWLLATIVLGFVFLSGQIREYNHLLTNKLTISQGTFATGFFTLTGFHGLHVLIGLIVLSVVLYLAFLGDFDSSRSRVISEVGIYWHFVDVVWVIVFTLVYILPHFLTLSGHESTQ; encoded by the coding sequence ATGGAATCTAAACTGATGATAAAACTGGTAGTGGGCACTGAAACCATCTTTTTTCTGGCGCTGATAATGGGCTTTGTGTATTTCGCCTACTATCCGGGCTTTAAACCGCAGTCGGTGACTATGTTGGATTTACCAGCGACGGCGGCTTTCACAGCGTTATTACTGTCGAGCAGTTTTACATTCTGGCGAGCCGAAGTGAATTTTCGGGAAGGAAAACCGGGTCGGCTAAAAGGCTGGCTGCTGGCTACGATTGTGCTGGGCTTCGTTTTCCTGAGCGGTCAAATCCGTGAATACAATCATTTATTAACCAACAAGCTGACCATCAGTCAGGGTACATTTGCCACCGGTTTTTTCACGCTCACGGGTTTTCACGGACTTCACGTATTGATTGGCCTGATTGTCCTGTCGGTGGTACTCTATCTGGCCTTTCTAGGCGATTTCGATAGCTCACGCTCGCGTGTCATCAGTGAGGTGGGAATCTACTGGCATTTCGTCGATGTTGTCTGGGTTATCGTGTTTACGCTCGTCTACATACTGCCTCACTTCTTAACCCTAAGCGGCCATGAATCAACTCAGTAG
- a CDS encoding vitamin K epoxide reductase family protein — protein sequence MLKTTYSPPIDSTAIPPGWSYNPSEWRERCPLVAGASMGLLLALYLSAYQLRLIPSIWDPFFGSSSSEAVLNSSLAKALPIPDALLGAFAYLLDAVGGSLGDAKRWKTSPWHVLFFGVVVGPVGVTSLSLVIVQPVLIHAWCSLCLVSAAISTLLIGPAMDEVLASLQYLQRVKQNEWSVWNAFWGDKEISSTVI from the coding sequence ATGCTAAAGACTACTTATTCTCCGCCTATTGACTCAACGGCTATTCCGCCCGGCTGGAGTTATAACCCATCCGAATGGCGTGAACGGTGTCCCCTTGTGGCTGGAGCCAGTATGGGTTTACTACTGGCCCTGTACCTGAGTGCTTATCAGTTGCGGCTGATTCCCAGCATTTGGGACCCTTTTTTCGGTTCGTCCTCCAGTGAGGCTGTTCTGAATTCGTCCCTTGCGAAGGCATTGCCCATTCCCGACGCTTTGTTAGGGGCGTTTGCCTATTTACTGGACGCCGTTGGTGGAAGTCTGGGCGATGCCAAACGCTGGAAAACCAGTCCCTGGCACGTCCTGTTTTTTGGCGTTGTGGTAGGACCCGTCGGCGTAACCAGTTTATCTCTGGTGATTGTACAGCCTGTTTTAATACATGCTTGGTGCAGCTTATGTCTGGTATCGGCAGCTATCTCGACGCTGTTAATTGGTCCCGCAATGGATGAAGTACTGGCCAGTCTACAATACCTGCAACGGGTGAAGCAAAACGAATGGTCAGTCTGGAACGCCTTCTGGGGCGACAAAGAAATCAGTTCAACTGTCATCTGA
- the coxB gene encoding cytochrome c oxidase subunit II: MTYPLFIPSIFSPASYEAGEIYSLTIYFIIAAMAVLLVVIGLLIYVVVKFRAKPGDGEPRQFTGNKVVESFMIGIPTLMVGGFFLLTARTMKHILPPAPNRQPDVVITGHQFWWEARYPGTKAIVANEIHLPVGRRILMHVAASDVIHDWWVPELGPKMDAIPGRTNHLWVTIRKPGVYEGACSEFCGAQHAWMRIRVVAESEVDYRQWLSQRGQNAVTPTDVAAQTGAAFFNRQTCGSCHRIRGTAAQGNVGPDLTHFASRKTMLAGMMPNNRDNLHRWLHDPQAVKPGSLMPRFIYPKDSLNVLVAYLSTLK; this comes from the coding sequence ATGACTTATCCATTGTTTATCCCCTCCATCTTCTCGCCCGCATCGTATGAGGCTGGCGAAATCTATTCCCTGACCATCTACTTCATCATAGCCGCTATGGCGGTGTTGCTAGTCGTGATCGGGCTGCTGATTTATGTCGTGGTGAAGTTTCGGGCCAAACCCGGCGATGGAGAGCCCCGGCAGTTTACGGGCAACAAAGTAGTCGAGTCCTTTATGATTGGCATTCCGACGCTGATGGTGGGCGGCTTCTTTTTGCTGACCGCCCGAACCATGAAGCACATTCTGCCCCCGGCCCCCAATCGCCAGCCCGACGTCGTGATTACGGGTCATCAGTTCTGGTGGGAAGCGCGGTATCCCGGCACGAAAGCCATCGTCGCCAACGAAATTCACCTGCCGGTCGGCCGCCGAATTCTGATGCACGTAGCGGCTTCCGATGTGATTCACGACTGGTGGGTGCCGGAACTGGGTCCCAAGATGGACGCCATTCCGGGCCGGACGAATCACCTCTGGGTAACTATTCGTAAGCCGGGCGTTTATGAGGGTGCCTGTAGTGAGTTCTGTGGGGCTCAACATGCCTGGATGCGCATTCGGGTAGTGGCCGAATCAGAAGTGGACTATCGGCAATGGCTCAGCCAGCGTGGGCAAAACGCCGTTACACCGACGGACGTAGCCGCCCAAACGGGAGCGGCTTTCTTCAACCGACAAACCTGCGGGAGTTGTCACCGCATTCGCGGCACGGCCGCGCAGGGCAACGTTGGACCCGATTTAACGCATTTTGCCAGCCGCAAGACGATGCTGGCCGGTATGATGCCCAACAATCGGGACAACCTGCACCGGTGGCTGCACGACCCGCAGGCCGTAAAACCCGGCTCCCTGATGCCCCGATTTATTTACCCGAAAGACAGCCTGAACGTACTGGTCGCTTATTTATCGACGCTCAAATGA
- a CDS encoding SpoIIAA family protein: MITAIDFQDDNIVGFRMTGTITKADIKPWAGKLDRKSDTLGKLRVYVEADDMDAVTVKAALTDLKFDVTHLGDFDKAAFVSDDTWTKISTFLADLVPGIHAKQFSLDEKEEARQWIKADK; this comes from the coding sequence ATGATTACAGCCATTGATTTTCAGGATGATAACATTGTTGGCTTCCGTATGACTGGTACGATTACGAAAGCCGATATTAAGCCTTGGGCCGGAAAACTGGACCGGAAAAGCGATACGCTGGGTAAACTGCGTGTTTATGTGGAAGCGGACGATATGGATGCCGTTACGGTGAAAGCGGCCCTAACCGACCTGAAGTTTGACGTAACGCACCTGGGCGATTTTGACAAAGCCGCCTTTGTTTCGGATGATACCTGGACCAAGATTTCAACGTTCCTGGCCGATCTGGTTCCCGGCATCCATGCCAAACAGTTTTCGCTGGACGAAAAAGAAGAGGCTCGACAGTGGATAAAAGCTGACAAATAG